From the genome of Tachysurus fulvidraco isolate hzauxx_2018 chromosome 14, HZAU_PFXX_2.0, whole genome shotgun sequence:
TCAAAGCAGATGAGTAAAAGCATCAAAACTAGAAAtccaacaaaaaatatatgcatTCTAGtaggtttcttttttaaagaatgcCCCTCAGATTAAgagcagttttatttatgtaataatcTATATTTGTTAGGTGCCTTTGGCCCTGTTCTGCAAAGTAAAATAGTAACATATCACTTCAATCAAATATAATTTACTACTGACTTGTTATTTAGTTGCTCACGTAACGTTACTAATACAGACCTTAGGTTCTAAAACATTAAATCTGTCAGATTTCCTGAATGTTTAAAGAGTagctttaaatatctttaaggAATGAAATGTTGTATTCATAACACAAAGTTTGTCCAATTGTTGAATTGCAGAAACTGATTTGAAGAATGTGCAAGACAGacaaattaattttgtttaaagttGTCAAAGCAACTAGTTCTTTAACTAGCTTTTAATGCAGCAAAGCATAATCATTGTTTGACATCTATAATATAGTTAGGCATGGTTGTCCAGATTTGTGTCAGGGTAACAGGTTTGCATTCCTATCAAGCAGGATTCCTGCTTTTCTAGCAGGATTCTTGAACTTTTTAATCAGTTCATCTTCTATCTTCTATGATCTACAGAATTGTGGTGTGAGTGTAAGCCAAAAACATTGTGGTTGAACCTTGAtgccactcacacacactcttaacccTCCTGCAGTCTGAAAAAAGGTACCCGAAGCATTCAagccctcatgaccagactgtgtaacagtttctttccacaagccataagatttcttaataactgaactgtactgtactgagcacagcacacacacacacacacacacacacacacacacacacacacacacacacacacacacacacatacatcacctGTATGGACTACACAGACcaacactaaatacacactcttccaatatacatccatcaaactgtttacatagtgttttgcacattgtttttgctttttgcacatgctgtctaacatttcagttgattgctgttttgcacaatactttacaatacctcatgtaactgctgctataatactgtgttcattccagtatttctgcacacgcaatattgattgaacatacagtatttacactagtcaaagctgtttttgtgtagtgtcttttgtgtaatgtcttgtattatttctttgcactctcttttgtcctgcactaaATGCATCCAGATACAGAAACCTGTTCCAGCACGACTGATAGAAGCTAGACCTCAAAAGATCGGTAGAATTAGTTAGATAAAGGTACAGAGTAATTTGCATAATTTAATCATTAAATCGTTGTATAACTTTACAAATTAGATTGTCACAGAGTGAAAATTGAGTGAGTTTTTTTCAGAAGGGAAAATAATAGATTAgagttaatttattaaattatttcattCTTATGGACAGAAGATCTTGCTCATTGTCTCTGTTCATGGCACCATGtacaaaataatcttttatGCATTTACAAACTACTTTATTTTCTATCAagaatacagacaaaaaaataatgagTAGTCGTGAAAGGTAAGTAATCAATTTAGGAAAAGTTTACTCGCTTTTATACAttgtaaattcattcattctctaccgcttatccgaacttctcgggtcacggggagcctgcctatctcaggcatcgaggcaggatacaccgtggacgaagtgccaacccatcgcagggcacacacactatggacaattttccagagatgccaatcaacctaccatgcatgactttggaccgggagaggaaaccggagtacccggaggaaacccccgaggcacggggagagcatgcaaactccacacacacaaggcggaggcaggattcgaacccctaaccctggaggtgtgaggcgaacatgacgcctgagataggcacaggctccacgaggagttcggataagcggtagaaaatgagtgagtgagatgagaATCTAGCGACAACGTCTCTAAATTGTCAACAGAAAATATTGTACTGTCTCTTTAAATTGTCTCGGTGTGAAAAGTTCATGCTAGGTTAGCGTCAAAGCTGCGCAgccctcccccccctccctccccccctcctccCCCCTGCCTTTCCGCTCGAGCAGCGCGGACACCGATACGAGTCACTATCATGTAAACACTCCTCAAACCTTTCTGATAATTCTTAAtcgagcagcagcagcaggagttGAAGAAGAATAAGCAGCAGTGCTGCGCCGAATAAACCTATCGGAGGGAGACTGAACACAACAGCCGTGTTGAACAGATGGCCGGCGACACCGGGGAAAGGAAACGGCTGCCGAAGAGACCTGCATCCGGCTACAGAGCGGAGAAAGCGAGCAACAGTGTCACCGAGACGGACCGGATTCAGGCCGGACTCGTGAGCTGTTCGGATCGCGGTGGCCGCAAAGAACggagagggaaagaaaacagCGTGAGTAAAGCGAGCGCGTCGTCGCGGACAAACCCGGAGAAGATGGAGGACGCGGGGTCTTGTGGACCGGCCGATAGGGCAGACCCCGGGGTTTATGTCGACGAGGACAGCAACCACATTTTCCCAGTAGAGCAGTTCTTCGGAAACCTGGATGCAGTTCAGGTAACGTGTCTGATTTTATTCGTCACGTACCGGGTTATTTATTTGACCTTGGCTTATAATAATCAGTTACCTTGTCTTAAGTAAACGTTTTTCCCCGGAATATAAAAGTAGACCACTTCAATTTGCTCTTGGTGTTACTACTGTTTATAATGGTGTCGTGTATTAATACTGGTCTGGAATAAAATATCAGAAACGCACAATCTGCGTATGTCCCTTCTGTGTTTATGAACACGTGTCTGAtccaaaacaaaaagattttctCACTTCATAATAGATCAGAAATAAATAGTCAGGTACCATGTGCTCAGGGATATGGAGCCTATGGTCAATGCTGTGTACATCAACCCATCTGATGTCAGAATCACACGAACTACggataatttagagatgccaatcatatAATACCACACAAGATCATCCAACACCACACAAGATCATCCAACACCTGACAAGATCATCCAGCACCACACGAGATCATCCAGCACCACACACTAGATCAtccaacaccacacactagATCATCTAACACCACATATCTTTTAACTAGGAAAcaagagtacccagaggaataCCTGAAGCATTGGGAGAACGTACAGAGTGAACACTTAAAGGGCAGAGAGGGAATTGAACCACAAAATGAGCTGACCACTAACCTACCATGACCATTAAATTAATCGATTACAGTCAAATTCTAGCAGCAGCACTCAGCTCTATTTTGTTTGCTCTTCTTTAACACCTACATGTACCAAACTACATTCGGTATATGTTGGAACATTGGTGTATGCAAGTATTACAGATAAGACAGAAagctcacctttttttttctcaaacatTTTTCCAACTTTGTACATTTAATTAGGAAATTGCTCACGATTGCATTTTTGTGATGTTTTCTTCAGTTGCATGTGGGGCTTCTCTCAGCACCAATAGACTTTACATGAGAAACTGTGCTTAATCAcacagtttaaaaatgtttgtaatgATAATAATTGCACCCAATAAATTCCTATTTTTCCTCATATCACTTTATTGCAGGACATTTCACACAGATCTACTGGCACAGAGGGAATGAGCAGACGAGAGTACAGGAGGCGCCATTACTATGCCAAAGAGGATAGTGACGAGGAGCAGACATAGAACTGGCACCGGCTGAGTTTAAAAGTCTCACACAAATGTACGTTTATTGAAACTTTAATAATGCTAAAacgttacagaaaaaaaatgacagaacacTTGTGTGTAGTTTTGGAGTTGTaaataatcctttttttttgtaagtagCTCTGTGTGAGGGCACTTTTAactaatttaatgtaatttaaaaaacctTTTTGAAAAGATTTCTATTTCTATCTGCTTGTTTTCCATCCGAGCTCAGTACTGAGTGCACAATAGATCGCCATCAGTCAGACTCCTTTCAGGGATTACAGTCATAACAGTTGAAATCAGAGTGAAGAACGTTTTTGGGTATTAAACCAGCTTTTGtcttaaaatattttcagtgtTGCAGCTACAAAATTTCAACTTAATTGATAAagagtatattaaaaaaaatacatgagcAGAGCATGAAAGACTGcctcagacttttttttttatcaaaaagaACTAAATGTTATTTTGATTTTAAGGAGGTTTTAATGCAGCATGTTGGTAAAGTAAGTCTGAGTAGCACTGTTTGTAAAGTAACATGTTACACTTCTAGAAAAAGTACAATAGTACAGTGGATTACAGATGAAGTCTTATGAAAGGTGAACTTGTGTGGCACATATGCACAATAGTGCTGCAGGAAGAGAAAGTTTCAGAAGATAGTTAATctctatttaaaataatttttagaaaacataaaatacattaaagagTGTAACCGTGGTCAAAACATAAATAACCCTTACCAAGAAATATGCTTTTAGGCTACAACGTTGAcgtttttgtatatataattgATCAGCATATCTGTACATAAAATAGATTTGCATTCTATTAAGAAGTGTGCAACTGAGGAGTGTAATTGGTAGCATCAGTCTTTGTGTAGACAGACAGCAATGTAAAAAGACAAACTTAACGTGGAAAGGATTGTTTTACGTGTCATGTGATGTTAAGTGCCTCAGTCAGGAAAAAGAATTGTGTTAACTTTAAAGACTGAatattgctgtttgtttttaactatGTAATTGTAATATTCATTTACATGCTTgattatatatttgtgtatatatttctatGTAATCAAGAAAATGTTATGTAAGTTTGAATTACATTGTAAATCTGAATTTGCCAAGAGATttatacatagacacacacattatgtgtatactgtatgtatgtatgcatgtatatatataatgtgtgtgtgtatgtatagatatatattagTTCTGTTGTATGAAACATTTGCACTAACTTTATATACAAATATGTGACTTGTAAAATTTTATACTCATGTCTGTATAAATTATTAGGTAAATTCTTATCCGTCTTGGTTTACAACGACGTCTCTATTTTTGTAttgaaaagacaaaaatttACCAAATGCTGTTTACacaatgttaatatttaatattaagaaCAGTCTGTATTAAACCATTTCACACAAAGTAAAATACTCCGTCCAGACACAGTACATGTTCATTGATTTGACAACAGCATGAAATTAAATGGAATTGTTGTGGCTTATGAAAGGGGCCTGTGTGTCCTTTGTATTGATGATGTCATTCTGTCTAAATCTTATAGTGCTTCAGGAAATAGACACTATCCACAATGTTTAAGCacaaatatatgtttaaattctttttaaacaatttttaaaggAACCTTAGGCTCAATTCTTTGGTGTTGTAAACtggcatttaaaaaagaaaccaacgacttggtttaataaaaaaaaactaaataaaaaaaattctgttacCAACTGACGTAGAAAACATGAATTTCATAgaagtaaataagtaaacaaaaaataaatctttcacACATAAggcaaaataattttaaactgCTAAACATTTCACAAAATACCTGAGTATGCTAAGGAAATTTGTCCAACAAAGCTGTCAattataaaaatcacaaaattccttaatttcacattttaaaattgAATCTAAAAAGTGTacatagttttaaaaaaataacaactaataaaaaaaaatgccaattCTAGTCATGATGCCATTTCTAACCTCTTCACTTCCTTTTAACCCGTCTGTACACTTGGCGTGAATCACATGTTAAGTCATGAGCTCCTTTCTTGTGACAGACGATGTGTACCAGCTTAAGATTTTCTCTTGTAAATAGCAGCTTGTAAAAATAGTCCAGGTTTATATCACAGCTCTTTTTATCTTGAAGTGCATCGACAAGAGTCGGGATGATGGTTCTCTTCTTCTCGATCCTGAAAAAGAATCACGTTAGAACGCAAGTTCTTTTGCAATATGCATAAAAGTAATAGTTTCTGGGTGTTCagttatttcaaataaaatagttCATTAGTAAGTTAGAGGGATGGATGGAACTGAAGGAAGCCGAGGAAGGGAGGCAAGGAAGGAAGAATTAAAGGATGGACAAATAGAACAATGGTCCCTGAACCTAATAAGGTTTAAAGAGTGAAGGAAAAAAGAGTAATGAAGTTGACAACCCTGTGCTGTGGCAGTACCACAGCTTATTATTTGACTTTAATaacatactataatataatactataataatataagTTATAAAGTTAGAATTCTTCTCACTTGTGGTCCAGATTCCAGGTGCTGAAAAGGATTCTACTCTCACGGTTTCCATACGGGTTTATCGAGTGCAGAGATTCACACTTTTCCAAATTAAAGGCGCCCTGATAACACACCAcaagaataagaaaaaactaaagagatgCATTCAGATCTTTTGGAAAGTAACAATTCTGTATTATAGAATGTTATCTAAATAGTGTTTAGCTAAAAACCAACATTTATATGCACATTCAGGTTTTAAGTTTTAGTTTATTCATTGTGAAGATACTGGTGATGTTACCTGGCAGGAGAACCAGCCTTCTTTAGTGCACAGTCGATGGAGATCCTTCTCTGTCCTGTCAAAGTAATTGCCATGATAGCGCACAGATTTCAGCTTTTCTGTCATGCTGGCTGCCACCTTCTGATATTCCCCCTTCTGCTTAGCATTCTTAATAGTGTGAGCATGGCTGTACACCTGGAGAAAAATACACTCAAATCAGACAAGGCTTAATACTCAACTCATGTGTTtcagaaaaatgacaaataaaaggtCAATGTGTCTTGTGtatgttattaattaaaatgattactaATTAAAAACAGTGTGGTtctcaaaaattctacaatcaACAATTTAAATGCCAATATTGTTCTTTTGAAGGTCACACAACAAACTTAAATAAGGGCTAAGAGATGATGTGATTTGGAAAGTTACTACCACAGAGTGGATAATTTTCCTATAACCATATCCATGAACAGcttcttttcattatttatctCTACACGCATACAGAGTTACCAAGAAACGTCCCACATCCAAAAATGTTGTAATAACTTACATTATCAGCCCTATAcctgtttttcatttaaatctgtGGTGTGTTCAttatacaagtccctgtgaattagCTGCACAGAAACAGTAACATATTAAAGGATCGAGTCCTGGTATGGAAAATTAAATCAACACCATCTGACCAGTCATCACTAAGAATTAAACAGCAACTTGAGAATATATTATGCAATGGATAGAAGAGAATAGACCagaaattatataaaacaaGTAAAACCAGTGCAGCACATCTACCTCTTTCACGTATGACCGTATCCTTTGCTCACAGTTATGCTTCATGTATGATGACTTGGTCTTAAATCTTGGGTCAATCCCTAGACATGGACAAAGTTATAAATAATTCAGTATTTTACTTTTAGCAACTGTCAAACTGAAGATGTGTGTAAAAGTTACTTGTGACTTGCTGAACCTCATTctagttacaaaaaaaaaaaaaaacttcttttgCTGCCTTATTTATCTATTGATGCTGAGGTGACATTGtccaaggggaaaaaaacaaacaattaaacaaatcatGCATTTGTTTGCttcctttcattttctgttgtttttcaaaaaataaaaaggcactTTTGTGCTATAAAATAGGATGAAGGTGTCCACGTCCTTCAAACCATGTTTAATCAAATGATATGTTATCGattcataaattaaattatgGATCAAGAAGGAATATGAGATGAacgtttaaaaaagaaaaacagagtatAAACACAATAGAACATTTAAGTGCAATAGTCGAAGCCCTTATTACCTTCAAACCAGTCCTCATCTTCTTCCCTGTTCTCCAGCTCTGCGTTATCATTCAGATTGCACAGGAGTTCACTGAGGATTTTTCTCCTTCTCGCTGAATGCTCATCGATCAATAACTGTTGAGCTGCACTGATCAGCTCTTCTGAGTGTCTGGCCAGTCCAAGGATTTGGTTGAGGTCGTATACCACTAAGGTGGAGGAGATATGagcaaacattaatatttatatatacgaTTGTGTGTTTTGCTTGGGTGGTTTAAATCAGTGTTTATATTCTGTTAGCTGACATCAGCCTAGATCATTAAAATTCACTGTGTCctgtaacacactgtgtcctgtaacactgtttATTATAGACACACAGGATTCAGGTTCTCAGGATAGCTTTCTAAATTCTGCACCATATAGTGTCCCAACTGTGGCCTGGTTATGAGCTGATCATTTGACTCAGACCCTGGGGTCAGGAACATGTGCTATAAGTGGACAGGGAATAATTTCATACAGGTACAATATTTCTAATTATGATTCAGCGCGTGCGCTATTAACTCACTTCCGTTCCAGCTCTGTCCGTCCGGAAGTAGAACTAACTCAGTGTTATCAGGAAGCTGTAGAAAATAATCTTCCGTCACTACCGTCCCGTCCTCATACAAACAACACTGTACCTCCGAGGCAGGCATCTAGAAAACAAACGTACTGTGAAACTCTAAAACCCGCCCGCTTACAGGCACAAGGAAGACATTTAAAAGTACTTGTTTTAAACCTGAAGTAAACTGCATGCTTTCTTGATCAGCTCTTTCAGAGTAAACGCTGCAACACCGAATTTTTTAGCCTCTTCAGCACGCCTCACTTTCAGCGGTTTTaactttctttgtgttttcggcatgtttttgtttttgagacGGAAGCCGCTGAAGAATCAAACGTTTAGTGGGCGGGGCTTTTTGGGACGACGTAGGGGCGGGGCTTCCTGGGATGAcgtttaaatttatttatttatttattgtttccaTAACAAATGATAACAGATAACAAAATCCAAAGTCATATTATTCAAATCTTAAAatagtaacataacataaaggaaataaaaataaaaaaatacaaagaaggGGTATCGAGCAATacaattaatttatataaaaaaaagaggaattCAATTACCAGCCTTGTAAAAGTCCATAGTTTtgattaaagttttttaaagttttaaaataagttttaatTTCCAGCTTAAAATGGAAATTGTTTGGTTTCTTTTCAGACCCCTTTACATTTATGGAGATGAAAcgttccaaataaaataaaaaaaagatctaaaatAATCATATGACATTTTACTTTcctcataaaaaaatataagatcttttttttatgattcaAAAACATGTTCAACATCAATCACTTGTGAGAATTTCAGGTTGTGTATAGTTTGGGTGttaaatattcaatttaattttcatCAATATAATCATACGTTTTTATAGCAGCTCATTCATATAAAATGTGgttatttttaagaaaaaagtaaacagtGATATGCTGATGCTTGCTgtaaatttctttatttaacctGTATGGAAGTAGACTTTGTAAAGTTGTAAAATTGTAAAGTCTTCAGAGCAATTTCTCTCTaagaaagtattttttttcatagtgttgcaaaaaaaaataaaagatgctGGTGGAGAAATAACTGTGTGACTGTAACCATGTTAGATACAAGAAGAAATaaattggttttttttttgcacatttcataGAATTAGTTcaagtaaataaaatgctgtggtataagaggaataataaaaaaaaaaaaaaacttttcaataACATCATGTCTGTGATTTTTGTAATAGTTTTGTAAAGCAAACGAACAACCTGAAGTTTTTCTGGGTGTGCGTGTAAACTTGAGGTAAAATATTTTATCTGAGAGatattgaaattaaaataaatacgaAACACTGATTTGAGAAATGCATTTACTTTACACCAACAAATGTGTAGTTACTGTTGTAAAACCTCTCTGTTATAACTTTGATGTATTGTGTTCACATAAATCTATGCTTAAAACAAGCACATTGATATTCTAGAAATATCAAAGTTTAATCGTTTTTTAAAATTGGTGAAAGTAATGATTTATTGGATTAGGTTTACCCTTTGGGTGTCGAAGCCTTTATCTCATTTTCTAAAttctaaaaaattatttttcagtttaatcTACTGTAGGGGAAATATAAAACTGTTAATTGAAAATGTGTAATTATCCCTTCATCCTTAAGAAAATACATGTTTGGCCTCATATTTCTAACTGTACAACTTTCATTAATACATGATATTAAAAGTTGtagcaggaaaaaataaaaatcctctcCAGTCTGTTAACCCATCAGCACTAATAAAGGAAATTTGCTTCAAGTGTGAACATGCTACTCAACACTGCATCTTATTCTCGCTCCCAGTAAACAACAGTACTTGCtggattttaaaataacaagcCAGCTTTGTTTACTCACATTAAACTAATAATCAGCTGGGATAAAATAAAGATCATTTGTTGGCAGTGTGAGGAAactttttatacaattattagaacattgaaACGTTCATACGTGTTCATATGTATCAGAGATGTGCAGCcagtgtttaaaatatacatacaaaagCTAGAGTTTCACTTTCTTGGCCATTTTCCACCATGTATACACAACTTGCTTGCTTCAAATGttaaaaagtcttttgttttcccaaaattcagaataaattaggatgtaaaatacattttaacagaaACACTCAATATAGCCTTGTAAAAGGTCattataaatgtacaatatTAAGATGTTTAAAGAAGCAATACATAGCATTTTCCTTAGCAGTTTCCTGCTTCCTGCTGATCACAGCATCTACTGAGACCGGATCTGAACTTTCACATGTAAAAATACATTATGTATGTTTTAAATGCTAAGAGAAAATGCTACGTGTTGCACAGTTAATTTTAGGCTTtcaattatttatattcagtaatgttaaataaaattgagGCACAGCATTCACTCACATTCTctcttccttacacacacacactttgcattgTCAAGTCCCTGGTTTGGCAGTTGCTGTTTTAACATTTCAAGTGAGCTCAGAAGAAGTGTGTAGCGTTCATCTCTCTGCATCAagtcatcatcagcagcagcagcatcacatCACATCTGCTCGTTTGTCCCTCACTTTGTTCCGTAGTTTTGTCCGGGCTTTAAACGCAGCTGAATTGAAAAGGTGCTGGGGAAgatacaaatataaacacaatcatAAAAATGATGTATTTAAATGTCAGTGATCAATTTagacaacaaaagaaaattagTCGTTTTGTCACTGCTACAATCCATCACCAGTCATTGTGCTACAGTAACAGTCTAAGGCGAAAGGTTACCCTTTCTGAGCGAGAGATCCTGGTGGCCTTGACTGAAGAGTCCAGAATGAGAGGAGCTCCAAAGCCAAAAATATCTCTCAGTAGTGGGTTAAcctacacacgcacaaacacaggcATGCAAGAGTTAAACACACTGGAATATCACACTTTCTAATACAAATTTTAATGAGTTCATGTTGGTGTCCTACTCACCTGCAGGTGGTGGCTCACTCCAGACCCCAGCACCTCTTTAAATGCATCATAAATCCGACGACGCATCCAGCCATCAAGGTAGAGCACCTCAACCCCAAACCGGACCTTTTCATCAGAAAAATCCTCACTCTGTGTAGagcgaaaaataaaaatattatctgTTAAATATGGTATGGCAAATATGGTATCTccataaatgtacataaatacagaaatgagAAAGTAACTTAAAAACTTTGGTTCACAATTTGAACAAAATCACCAACTGTTATCCAACCCCAAGCAATGAAGATTACTAAGAAACTAAGCTTTAGTTATTTTGCAGCTTCCAATTTCCCGAGTTTCACACTGGCTGGAAAGTCACTGAATTACTGACATTGCAAACAAGCTAGTAAAAATAAAGGTGAAAAGTTCATTTTGGTCTAGTGTATCTTGAATTTTGTTGAGCTTTGACTAGGTTGACATTTTAATTGTCTGATTTGCTTGTTATATAGGAACACATCTGTAAACAAATTTGCTCCAGAAACAGAAAAGTCTGGCGGTCAGAGTCTTGTCTTACCTCGATGTAATGTAGAACCTCGCGGAAAATGGATCGCTGCTTGCGTCGGTCATTTTTGGCCCGATGTTTATTTCCGTCTGTTGCCAAACGCTTTAAATTCTCACACAGCACTTCACATTCCTCATACTCAAACCCCTAAACATCGAAACACAACATACAAATCAAAAACcttacaaacaaaatacaacttTGAGTTCTTAAGAAGTTACGAATTACATCCATAATGACGTCAACAGCCGCTCgtgtttgtgtgctgttatGTGAATGTGGAATTGTTTCTCACCTCTTCAACTTCTCGTGCCAGTTCATACAGCAGAGCGATGGTTTCTCCTACAGCGATCCTGAAGTTCACCTCACTGCTCTCCAAACAAGCCTGCAGCTGAGGCAAATGActaagaaacaaagagagagaaagttgtgatttttttttttaacacagctGTCAGACCGGTTTGTGGCACAGTACCTCTTGTTTGGCAGTTTATGTGTT
Proteins encoded in this window:
- the c14h1orf174 gene encoding UPF0688 protein C1orf174 homolog, yielding MAGDTGERKRLPKRPASGYRAEKASNSVTETDRIQAGLVSCSDRGGRKERRGKENSVSKASASSRTNPEKMEDAGSCGPADRADPGVYVDEDSNHIFPVEQFFGNLDAVQDISHRSTGTEGMSRREYRRRHYYAKEDSDEEQT
- the dffb gene encoding DNA fragmentation factor subunit beta — its product is MPKTQRKLKPLKVRRAEEAKKFGVAAFTLKELIKKACSLLQMPASEVQCCLYEDGTVVTEDYFLQLPDNTELVLLPDGQSWNGMVYDLNQILGLARHSEELISAAQQLLIDEHSARRRKILSELLCNLNDNAELENREEDEDWFEGIDPRFKTKSSYMKHNCEQRIRSYVKEVYSHAHTIKNAKQKGEYQKVAASMTEKLKSVRYHGNYFDRTEKDLHRLCTKEGWFSCQGAFNLEKCESLHSINPYGNRESRILFSTWNLDHKIEKKRTIIPTLVDALQDKKSCDINLDYFYKLLFTRENLKLVHIVCHKKGAHDLTCDSRQVYRRVKRK